The nucleotide window ACAACTATCAGCTCAAAACCttgaacagcagcagccagcaacCCCCTCTCCGCCGCAAACCAAGGGGTCAAAACGTTTGTCGTCAATTCATTTCCAGGCAGAAAAACcattttcctcaaaagaaacaatttatttagaatgaaacaaaatcaGCTCAACTGTGAGCGCATGTTTGAGTGACAGCTACTTTTAAGCTGTGTGAGCCATAAAAAGGGTATTCCTTTACTTTTCCAGCAATCTTGTGTACACAGCACAAAGCAAAGaggtcattttttttccacttaaaacaCGGGCATTGGCATCACAATAGCAGatacacaactttttttttttttttttaaagctgccaTTTTAGTAAAATGCACAAGTACTAAACAGATAAGCTTTCTTCCATCAGGAGGCCCATGTAAATTCCACAtaagccacagcttctcttccCAAAGGTCCATTAGAGCTTGGTATCCCATGCTGTTGTCTTCTTGCAGTCCACCAGCTTTGCttgcaggaggaaagaaaatgttatttcaatATAAAGGTATACAACAGAtctggttggtttgttttcccctcCTAACATTATACAGATGAACGTGAAGAGCTACAAGGCCTTTCTGAATATTCTACTTGGCCTTCAAAAAGCACCAATCCTACCCACGGGCACAAAACCTTGAAATGAAGTCACCTTCTCTGTATAGATGGATAAAAAGTAGTGCAGGGATTCTTTTTGGACCAAGGTTAAACTAGGCTTATAGTACTGATGATTATTCAACTATCAGTAACACTTAATGGGACGCATGGCAATAATTCACCCGGAGGAAAACCAACTGAATTCTTGACAATTCAGTTGCCTTTCCTCAAAGACTCTTTCCTGAAGGCAACCTCTCAACAGAAACATGAAATGTAGTGTAACACATCTCTCTTCCGTTCTCATTTTGCTGCATAAAGCAAATGGCAGACAACTCCAATAGAAAAGGTCAAAGCAAAGACACACCTCAGTTGTTCAAAGTAATATTCCTCAGCCACCATTTTCCACACAATCAAAACTGCATGAATTGAATATTCCATTAACCAATCTCTGAACCACAGGGTGTGCTTTAAACCAAATACAAAAATCATCTCATCATTCGCTTATAAATCATGGGGATAGCTGTCCTTCTGTGCTATCTgcagaaagtaatttaaatgaaaaaaaaaaggggggagggggaagacaAAGGGGAAAGAACCCCAAAAGCTCTACAGTCACATGGCAAACATTTCTTGCACTCTTGTTTTGCTCAACAGGAGCACAGGAGACTCCCCAGAAGAGCTGTCCTcaacactgttttgtttttgttttcttaaagccAGGAACTATGATTTTCCAAGCTGTTTTTCCCTGAGTCCTCAGAGTTTTTTAAAACCTGCCTTCACAATTTCAATTCACTCCTTCCCTCATTAATACTTAAGGCCTTTCCACCTCCAGTTACCATCAACCTGATGGTTCCTCAACCGAtgcaagaaatggaaaactttCTCCACCCACCACCAGGGGCTGAGCAAGTTGTCACCAAAACACTTCTAACATCCTTGTACAAAAAGAAGAGGGTAAGATTGCTCTGCCTGGCACAGAACACCCTCCTCTCTCTTTGTGATGCTTATAAGGATGTGTTGGTTATTTGTAATCCAGGAAGCTGAAAGCTCTGGAGTTGAGGGTAACCTCAGTGTTCACACCACTGCCCCAGTGAACAGCAGAGCAGTGACTAGACAGGAACAAACAAAGCCACTGGCCGGTAGCCAAGGAAGTTATGTAAAGtttccaatttaaaaaataataataataaaacccaacaacaacaataacaacaacaaaaaaaagaccagCCCCACCAACTAAAATCTTAAACAAAACTATGAGTCATTTGAGGTTCTTTCCCCAAAGCATAAAGCCCAACCGTGAAATTATTTAGGAAAGGgacatcccttttttttttcccccactaaaTTCAACAAAACTCATGAAATATCTGAAACGTCAGCTGCACACAACAGGAGAAGAATACTGAGCTCTCAATCATGCCAAAGACAATGGGAGAGCTGAAGTCTGCTacctctgctttgctctctACAGAAGGGGTAGCACACAGACTTCAGCCCTGGCCAAGGTGACTTTTAGTGGACAGTTACTCAAGCTCCAGAGCCTCTGAGAAAAGCACAGCCTGAGCCTTGATGGCAGCACAGGAACTTAAGTgccagcaaaaagaaacaaacccaaaatattgCCAGTCCAAGTATGGTTTGACATTAAGAACCCTCAAAGGGTGTTAAAATCCTTGCTTACAAAACAGAGCAGCAACCACAAATAAACCAGCTTTAAAGAAGCAGGTACTCCATTAAATAAGGAACCAGAAAACCTGGAGTCACATACAGCCTTGCTATTACCCTCCAGTGCAGCACAATTCTGACTCCTGAAAGCCCATGCACGTAGAATCACTGCTATattacaaggaaaaagaaaattaaaaaaaatatggaattgcagccaggatgctcttTTGCAAAAAGATTCCCACACCAAGTTTGCTCTGACAAGCCATGTCAACACCACATTTTATGGGTCTTAAAACCAGGTGCCTGCTGCCTATCTGCAGAACAAACACTGCTCTCAGCAAGGTGAAGTCGTTGGATACAGATATTAGTGCTTCTGTGGCCTTTTTTAGTTTAGGGCAGATTTGAATTCCCAGTGGCtcaaatttctttcctttcaaaggCTTGCAAATGACTGGTGTTGAAGAGTTTTCACTCCCTCCAAAACGTGAGCAGCACCTCCTGTGAgttggcagcagtgctggttACCTGCTGAGACACAACAGGCACCTGGTCGAATGAAAATCAAGATATTCTTTGCCAACAAGTGGTGAAGACACTGCATCTTTTCAAAATTTTGCGTTATTGGTGTCATTTCTCCAAAATTCTCCTTGTTAATAGGAAGATGAAGAGCTGCATTCTGCCATGTCACATTCACACACCGAAGGACAACAATCAGAAATCCTGGATTTTCCCCCAAACACTGAAGAGCATTAAATGAGGCCTGTAGGTTTCCATTGGGAAGAAAAAGTAGCTAATAAAAGCCAAAGCTGTTTGGAAGATTTGGAAAATTCAAGCCCACTGAACCCAAAGCTCTCTCCAACTGAGTGCAGCAGCAAGGAGCAACATGTCCATTGCccacatttctgaaaacatgGCTAAGTGCAAGGTTATGTTGTGGTTAAGTGCAAGGTTACAAATTTGTACAGAGTTATGACAGATACACACTTCATTTGAAAAGCTGGCTGCAACATCCTTTGGGTTCTTAAACCAAACAACAGGATTTAGATCCCATCTTCCCTCCCAATGATTAGCAAGGTGGCCCAAGACAGCTAGAGAAAAATGCCCCAGAgtaggaaggaagagggaggggggaagttCTTTGAACTGTTTCTTTCTAGAATCCCGggaacaaaaaaatctgcatctgTGTTTGTTAATACTTTTCTGAGATGCTAAAACCACTTTACTCTAGATGCCTTTAAAAAGTTAACATCATGTAATGCCCACTGTACTGTACCTGAAAAGCCCCTAGCAGACAGCAGCTTCTTGCTATTAACAAAGAGGTAAAACGTTAATGAGAACTTTCATGTAATTAAATtatcacagaattaaaaaccATCTCTGGAGAGTAGCACACTTGCTCAGAGTTTGCACTGTGGAAACCAGACCCCACTGTACCTGCAactctttgaaaaataataataattatgtaaaaaaaaaaagcagtaaaaagaaaaaacccaaaataaactCTCTGAAAGCACCTCCTTGTTTCTTGCATATCAGGGTAAGCACAAGACATTCATGGTTTGTAACAAAAATCCTCAAGCTATTTACCAAACATTGTCACTGCTACAAACCCAAAGTGCATACATGGATATGACAGAACCCAGAGAAATAGGAGAAAtacactgctaaaaaaaaaacaaaccaaaaaagcaaacaaaaaaaaacccccatactTTCAGTGCATGCATTTTGGTGGGGCTGGATGAGAATTACCAAACACCCGAGAAACGGAATTTCAATGTTCTGCAAAGTGTACCCCCGAGCAGGTGCTGGCTCACCTGAAAGAGGCACAACCCTgaccctgcagctccccagggagcagaaggtgccaagggctgggcaggggaaTTTCCAAGGATCCCCAAAAACTCACAACGCTGCTGACACCAGTCCACTGGTTGGGATGTGGTTTTCCATATAAACAACCGAGTGCTTTAAATCTGGTCTTTTAGGTTTGTGACTCTAGCGAGGAcgagctatttttaaaaatacatgaaatgaaaaaaggacATGAATCAAAATGAAGAAGATGGGgagtttcttttcctcccccacccctcccccagtttttgtgtggtggttttttttttaatcttttctttttttttttttttttttttctataaaccAAAGCAGGCCTTGCCTCCCTGTGATTCCCACCAATGGGGGACTCTCTGCATCTTCATCACACTATTGGCTAACCAATCTTTCTGGCTTCTAactttatagaaaaaaaaagatgtagtaacagaaaaaaaaattggcaggggaaaaaaaaatcacctacAAAGatctaatttaaaattaacaacaGGGCTGGCTAAGGCTGTATCCCATAGCACCTGGCACACGCTGGAGGGGCTGTGCGGAGGAGGAGTCGGTAGGGTTGGGTCTAGAGAAACACCAGAGCCTTAGGAGGCTCCACGGACAATTGATCATGACCAGATAGTCGTCCTCTGATTTGGCCAGGGCCTTGGCCGTGGAGTCCAGAAACTGCTGGGAGAAATCACAGGGTGGAAAAGCGTGCAGGACCCCGCTGTTCTCCTTGTCTTTGTTCCCCCCTACAGGGAGGCTGATCACCCCAGCAGCCTGCTTTTGCTTTAGGTAGGACACCAGATTCCTGAGGGGCCTCtgggtggaggtggtggtggcaggCTCAGCAGCTCCGGCTGCCGAGCGGTTGTCTGAGGCACCGGGCACAGCCAAGAGGATGGCGTAACCATTGGGCCCCGCCACTTTGATGCGCCGGTTGACCTCGTCCAGCTTGGGCTGGTCCAGGCGAAGACGTTGGGTGATCTTCAGCTGAGCCACTTTCCCACCAGTCGCTCCCTCCACCAGGAGGCTGCTGGCGACGCCCCAGGTCCCCCTGCAGCAGGTGCATGTTAGAGGGGAAGTTGCTGTTCTTCAGCAGAAGCATCCCCTGCCAAGCCAAACACAGCTTGGGGGCTCCCCCGACTTGCGAGGCTCCgtcctgctgctgtttctgaggGGGAGGTTTGAGGCGGGAGCctcccccaccacctccctccaTCGCCCGATCGTCCTTTTTGGAAGGGCTTTTGCATTCCTGCGCGGCAGCGGCCGCGGTCACGGCCCGGTGCTTCCTCTCTCCGCTCGGCGGAATTCTTCCGGTCGCGTTTCTCATTCTGCCCCCGCTCCAGGCTGCCCCGCCGCGATTCCCGCATGGGGGAAGGTCGCTCCAAGAGGAGCAAACGGGAGGAGGAGCGCTCGGGGTCACTGCTGTAACgttccctccctcccaggaGCTCAGGGCTGCGGTCAGGGGGAGAGGTGGTGGTCAAACAGTGACGCTTGCGGGAGGAAGAACGCTCACTGTCCGGAGAGCGGTCCGAGTGGGCGGCCTCCATCCTCTACCAGCCTCCTTTTCCTAGGCTGCTCCCTACTACTACTACTGCCCAACTCCCTCTCCCCTCGGTCCCGCTCCAAGGACCAACCATCCCGGCGGCGTTCCAAGCTTTCCAGAGGGTCATAGGCAGCTGCCCGGTTACTCCTATCCCGTACAGGGGGCGGAGGGGGCACCCAATCTGTCTCAGGATAAAGGTCTCTGTCACGGTCTCTATAGAGCAAAGGTGGCGTCCTGTCCCGGGCCCCCCGAAGAGGATCAGGTGGGGCTCCCCGGTGAGCCCCAAAAGCAGCCACCTCTGCCACCAGCTCATAATGAGCAGGAGGTGGCaagggcagaggctgcaggtaGGGCTGCTGGTAGCGGTGCTCGGTGTCGGCAAAGTCGACGCGGAGGCGGCGATCGGGGCCCCCCAAAGGGAAACCCCGCATGTGGGTGCAGGCGGCCTGCGCCGCATCCAAGCTCTCGTACTGGATGTAGGCCCAGGAATCCCCTTTGCGGTAATCGATGGTGCGGATGGTGCCAAACCGATCAAACTCCCTGGCCAAGGCAGCAAGGGGCACCCAAGGCCCGAGGCCACCCACCCAGAGCCGGGTAGTCGGCGTGGCTTTCCCATACCCAATCTTGATGGGGTTGCGGAGCAGCACCTTTCCTGACATGGCCAGCTTGGCTCGGTGTGCCATGTCCAGATTTTCAAACTTAAGAAAACCGTAGGTGCTGGTTTGCCCACGCCCCGGCCTTTTGATGTCCACTTCAGTGATGACCCCAAAACGGTCAAAAGCGCGACGTAAATCTGACTCGCTGACGGTGATGTCCAAGTTGCCCAGGAACAAGGTGCGGTTGGCTCTCTGGTCATCCTCAGGACTGATCTCCTCCTCactggcagctccagcaccccCACCTCCACCACGAAACCCCCCAGCAGCCGCCACCCCAGCCACCCGCTCCAGCCCGTAGGCCGGCCGCACTCGCGCCTCGTAGAAACCCCCGTAgtccctctccctctccaactccctggggagaggaggcGGAGGCGGCAAGCGGCCCAGGGCGAGCTGCTGCAGCCGATAGTCCCGGTAGCCCAGGGCCCCGCCACTCCCAGCAGGTGACAGAGCCCGTTGGGTCGCCCCGGCGGGTGGGTGCCGGAcggctgctgctgccgccgccacCCCGATGGCTGCCGTGCCGTAGGGAGATTCCTTGTCCAGCAAGGCCGGGGAACGGCTGCTCCGGCGTCGACTGCTCCCTGCGCTGCTCCCGACGTAGACGGCCTCGATTTTCAGCGGGCGGTCGTAGAGCACGAGGCGACCCCGGGCATGTTTGGCAGCTCGGGCGTCCTCGGGCCGGCGGAAGTTGACAAAAGCCACGCGCTCGTCGGTAGCGCCGGTGCCGGGAGGGAGGCGGCTGATTTTGACGCTCACGTCTCCGAAACGTTTAAACTCGTGGAAGAGCCCGTCCTCCACTGCCTCGTCACTCAACGCCGAGCCCAGCTCGCTGATCTTCAGCGTCTTGTACTCCCCGCCAACCGactcagaggaggaggaggaggaagacgGGGCTGCTGCCGGTGCCCGGGACTCACCCCCGCCGCCGCGGCTGCCGCTACTCCGCGAAGCCTCCGCGGTTTTGCCGCTGCCGTAGCCGTGCCGGCTGCCCCCGCCGCTCGTCACCGCCGCCGTCCCGGCTTCGTACTCGCGGCTGCCGGCGCGGCTGGCCTTGTCGGGGTGAGGCCCACGCCGGCTGCTCCCGCTGTTGCTCTCGTTGGAGGCCGCCGCTCCCGCCGCTTTCCCGCCGCTGCCGTTGGAGCCGCCGGAGCTGCTGGGTTTCTTACTGCTCCGCTCTCCCCGCGCcgacgaggaggaggaggccgaGTCCTCaccgcccccgccgccccgcgAACGTTTGGCTTTGGCCGGGGAGCGCTCTTTGCCCTTCatggcggcgggcggcggggcccccccctcccgcccccgGCCCTGCTCCCGCCGGCGATCTCACCGACTGCCCGACCGCCGCGCTCACGCACCCGCCGCCATCTTGGAAGCCGCGGCGGCCGCGGGCCCCGCCTCCTGAGCGCCCATTGGCCGCTGCCTGCCGGCCCGACGCCCTCGTTGGCCGCCGGGAGCGTCACCTGCCCAGCTTCGCCCTAGCCAGGCGGAAGTCCCGCCCATCCTCTCTCTTTGCCCTTGTCGATTGGTCCGTCTGCCTGTCCTTCCGCCGGCCGGCCCCCCGCGCCCACAGGGAGGGGGCGGGCAGAGCCGCCGCCACACGCTCTCCTCGCCGTCCCGCTCGCTGATTGGTCGGTTGGAAAGGCCGCGGCCTCCTGGTTGGAGGCTCCGCGCTGTCACTCGGGAGGGTTGGGCGGCGGGACGAGCTTCTTCCCCGCTCATTGGCCACTGGGGCGAACTCACCTCCTCCTGCTGATTGGTTCCCTCGCCTGCCAGTCTCCACGGCTCCCTCCGAGGCCCCGCCCCGCGCTCCTCCATTGGCCGCTGCCTCAGACGCGGGTTCCCAGCGTCCCTCTCGAGTTCTCGCGAGCcgctctctcccctccccttttccccattGGCCCTTACTGCTCTGCTCTGATTGGCTCAAGCCTACGCCACTCCCGGAGAAGCGCGGGCTGCTGCCTCATCTCCCTGCTCGCTTTATGATTGGGTGAGGAAAATCTC belongs to Calypte anna isolate BGI_N300 chromosome 26, bCalAnn1_v1.p, whole genome shotgun sequence and includes:
- the RBM15 gene encoding LOW QUALITY PROTEIN: RNA-binding protein 15 (The sequence of the model RefSeq protein was modified relative to this genomic sequence to represent the inferred CDS: deleted 4 bases in 4 codons) yields the protein MKGKERSPAKAKRSRGGGGGEDSASSSSSARGERSSKKPSSSGGSNGSGGKAAGAAASNESNSGSSRRGPHPDKASRAGSREYEAGTAAVTSGGGSRHGYGSGKTAEASRSSGSRGGGGESRAPAAAPSSSSSSSESVGGEYKTLKISELGSALSDEAVEDGLFHEFKRFGDVSVKISRLPPGTGATDERVAFVNFRRPEDARAAKHARGRLVLYDRPLKIEAVYVGSSAGSSRRRSSRSPALLDKESPYGTAAIGVAAAAAAVRHPPAGATQRALSPAGSGGALGYRDYRLQQLALGRLPPPPPLPRELERERDYGGFYEARVRPAYGLERVAGVAAAGGFRGGGGGAGAASEEEISPEDDQRANRTLFLGNLDITVSESDLRRAFDRFGVITEVDIKRPGRGQTSTYGFLKFENLDMAHRAKLAMSGKVLLRNPIKIGYGKATPTTRLWVGGLGPWVPLAALAREFDRFGTIRTIDYRKGDSWAYIQYESLDAAQAACTHMRGFPLGGPDRRLRVDFADTEHRYQQPYLQPLPLPPPAHYELVAEVAAFGAHRGAPPDPLRGARDRTPPLLYRDRDRDLYPETDWVPPPPPVRDRSNRAAAYDPLESLERRRDGWSLERDRGERELGSSSSREQPRKRRLVEDGGRHSDRSPDSERSSSRKRHCLTTTSPPDRSPELLGGRERYSSDPERSSSRLLLLERPSPMRESRRGSLERGQNEKRDRKNSAERERKHRAVTAAAAAQECKSPSKKDDRAMEGGGGGGSRLKPPPQKQQQDGASQVGGAPKLCLAWQGMLLLKNSNFPSNMHLLQGDLGVASSLLVEGATGGKVAQLKITQRLRLDQPKLDEVNRRIKVAGPNGYAILLAVPGASDNRSAAGAAEPATTTSTQRPLRNLVSYLKQKQAAGVISLPVGGNKDKENSGVLHAFPPCDFSQQFLDSTAKALAKSEDDYLVMIIVRGAS